One part of the Streptomyces ferrugineus genome encodes these proteins:
- a CDS encoding DoxX family protein, giving the protein MNIAYWIIAGLLALFYFYAGAMKMFRSRDQLRPMMAWVDRTPLPVVRALGAVEMLGSTGLILPPLTGIAPSLAPAAAIGFVLLQIGAVAVHLAGEDRRIALNLGLIATAAVTIWLATGL; this is encoded by the coding sequence ATGAACATCGCCTATTGGATCATCGCGGGACTGCTCGCCCTCTTCTACTTCTACGCGGGCGCGATGAAGATGTTCCGCAGCCGCGATCAACTCCGACCGATGATGGCCTGGGTCGACCGCACGCCGTTGCCCGTCGTGAGAGCGCTGGGTGCGGTCGAAATGCTCGGCTCGACCGGACTGATCCTGCCGCCGCTGACCGGCATCGCTCCCTCGCTGGCGCCGGCCGCGGCCATCGGCTTCGTTCTCCTGCAGATCGGTGCGGTCGCCGTCCACCTGGCCGGCGAAGACCGCCGGATCGCACTCAACCTCGGGCTCATCGCCACCGCGGCCGTGACCATCTGGCTGGCCACCGGGCTGTGA
- a CDS encoding class I SAM-dependent methyltransferase, producing MDDDALLAEQMAYYRAGAAEYDRPYAEYEDLRRLLAVVDDLPIAGDVLELACGTGQWTPLLAARARSVTAVDAAAEVLALARARTASPTVQFLEADLFAWQPPRRYDTVFFAFWLSHVPPTRLPDFWNSVAAALAPGGKAIFIDDGPAAAAQEEVLANQPAPAALRRLDDGSQYRIVKVFHDAQTLTDDLTALGWSVDIRPRGGNFIGIAEPPTTPGQEAARPEAGWSVGGGC from the coding sequence ATGGATGACGACGCTCTTCTGGCAGAGCAGATGGCCTACTACAGGGCCGGCGCGGCCGAATACGACCGGCCCTATGCGGAGTACGAAGACCTGCGGAGGCTGCTGGCTGTCGTCGATGACCTCCCGATTGCCGGGGATGTGCTGGAGTTGGCCTGCGGAACGGGCCAGTGGACCCCTCTACTCGCCGCGCGGGCGCGGTCAGTGACGGCTGTCGACGCGGCTGCGGAAGTGTTGGCCCTCGCTCGCGCGCGCACCGCATCCCCCACCGTGCAATTCCTTGAGGCGGACCTGTTCGCGTGGCAGCCGCCACGACGCTACGACACCGTGTTCTTCGCCTTCTGGCTCTCCCATGTCCCGCCGACGCGGTTGCCCGACTTCTGGAACTCCGTCGCCGCCGCGCTCGCGCCGGGCGGCAAAGCGATCTTCATCGACGACGGCCCCGCCGCAGCCGCGCAGGAGGAAGTCCTCGCGAACCAGCCGGCCCCGGCGGCGCTGCGCCGCCTCGATGACGGCAGCCAGTACCGCATCGTGAAGGTATTCCACGATGCCCAGACCCTCACTGACGACCTCACAGCGTTGGGGTGGTCGGTCGACATCCGGCCCAGGGGCGGGAACTTCATCGGCATTGCAGAACCGCCGACCACCCCAGGCCAAGAAGCGGCTCGGCCCGAGGCTGGGTGGTCTGTCGGTGGAGGCTGCTGA
- a CDS encoding transposase family protein: MGGVLRAEPVWVETFTGLRAEQFGRLLRAVRERGGEGCGWGRPWRLPLAERVLLVAVYYRTNLTMRQLAPLFGISPATVCRVIQRLGPLLALEPVRAPQEAVERLWIVDGTLIPVRDRGVGASSRNYRFSANVQVIVDADTRLVVAAARPLPGTTADAHAWRRSGLAEHCEGVTVLGDGAYLNTGLIVPHRKRPGRPLLKGEEEDNAEHRKVRARVEHVIGRMKNYKILRDCRQRGDGLHHAVQAVARMHNLALTA, from the coding sequence ATGGGTGGGGTGTTGAGGGCTGAGCCGGTCTGGGTGGAGACGTTCACCGGTCTGCGGGCTGAGCAGTTCGGGCGGCTGCTAAGGGCGGTTCGGGAACGTGGTGGTGAGGGGTGCGGGTGGGGTCGTCCGTGGCGGCTTCCGCTGGCCGAGCGGGTGCTGCTGGTGGCTGTCTACTACCGCACGAACCTCACGATGCGGCAGCTCGCCCCGCTGTTCGGCATCTCCCCGGCGACCGTGTGCCGGGTGATCCAGCGGCTGGGGCCGCTGCTCGCGCTCGAGCCGGTACGTGCCCCGCAGGAGGCAGTCGAGCGGTTGTGGATCGTGGACGGCACCCTCATCCCGGTCCGTGACCGAGGTGTGGGTGCCTCCTCGCGTAACTACCGTTTCTCAGCAAACGTGCAGGTCATCGTGGACGCAGACACCCGGCTCGTGGTGGCCGCGGCCCGTCCGCTGCCGGGCACCACCGCGGACGCGCACGCCTGGCGGCGCTCCGGACTGGCCGAGCACTGCGAAGGCGTGACGGTGCTCGGCGACGGCGCTTATCTCAACACCGGCCTGATCGTCCCGCACCGCAAACGCCCCGGACGGCCGCTACTCAAGGGCGAAGAGGAGGACAACGCGGAGCACCGCAAGGTCCGCGCCCGTGTGGAGCATGTGATCGGACGGATGAAGAATTACAAGATCCTGCGTGACTGCCGGCAGCGCGGCGACGGCCTCCATCACGCCGTTCAGGCCGTCGCCCGCATGCACAACCTCGCCCTCACCGCGTGA
- a CDS encoding MafI family immunity protein translates to MQGKCPDHSVLQHALRAVPQVSDESTVFQARGEDGGRRRSVLALAKGQLVSLSYRARVAALLGDSPLTSEAVITEVRDLLSHGEEALAFDTMCSWIYEDALPLTRQYHARLVALATEMGTPTSVQRLDELLVD, encoded by the coding sequence ATGCAAGGGAAATGCCCTGATCACAGCGTTCTGCAACACGCTTTAAGGGCTGTCCCGCAAGTGTCGGATGAGTCGACAGTCTTCCAGGCTCGCGGCGAGGATGGGGGGCGTCGTCGATCCGTTTTAGCTCTTGCTAAGGGGCAGCTCGTGAGCCTGTCGTATCGAGCGCGTGTGGCTGCGCTTCTGGGGGACTCTCCGCTGACCTCGGAGGCTGTCATCACGGAAGTGCGCGACTTGCTCTCGCATGGCGAGGAGGCATTGGCGTTCGACACAATGTGCTCGTGGATCTATGAGGACGCCCTGCCCCTCACCCGGCAGTACCACGCTCGACTGGTGGCGCTGGCCACCGAGATGGGGACCCCGACGTCCGTGCAACGCCTCGACGAGCTGTTGGTCGACTGA
- a CDS encoding transposase encodes MAGVITASEPSWTAPFTGLSPRQFGRLLAALRREGEDPVRKGRPWSLPLEDRVLLVAAYWRTNLTLRQLAPLFGVSKSAADRIIDHLGPLLALQPRKRFRKDTVLIVDGTLVPTRDHSIAEQSKNYRYSTNHQVVIDADTCLIVVVGRPVVGNRNDCKAWELSGAKSAVGRTTVIGDGGYRGTGLVIPHRRERGQAELPVWKEEHNASHRKVRARVEHVFARMKNWKILRDCRLKGDGVHHAMLGIARLHNLSLAG; translated from the coding sequence GTGGCTGGTGTGATTACGGCGTCGGAGCCGTCCTGGACAGCCCCGTTCACCGGGCTGAGCCCGCGGCAGTTCGGCAGGCTGCTCGCCGCGTTGCGGCGCGAGGGTGAGGACCCGGTTCGTAAGGGCCGGCCGTGGAGCCTGCCGCTGGAGGACCGAGTGCTGCTGGTCGCGGCATACTGGCGGACAAACCTGACGCTGCGGCAGCTTGCGCCGCTGTTCGGGGTGTCGAAGTCCGCGGCCGACCGCATCATCGACCACCTCGGGCCCTTACTCGCGCTCCAGCCCCGCAAGCGGTTCCGTAAGGACACGGTGCTGATCGTGGACGGCACCCTGGTCCCCACCCGCGATCACAGCATTGCCGAGCAGTCCAAGAACTACCGGTACTCGACCAACCACCAGGTCGTCATCGACGCCGACACCTGCCTGATCGTCGTGGTCGGCCGGCCGGTCGTGGGCAACCGCAACGACTGCAAGGCGTGGGAGCTGTCCGGCGCGAAGTCCGCCGTCGGCCGCACCACCGTGATCGGCGATGGCGGCTACCGAGGGACCGGTCTGGTCATCCCGCACCGCCGTGAGCGCGGCCAGGCTGAACTGCCGGTCTGGAAAGAGGAACACAATGCCTCCCACCGCAAGGTCCGCGCCCGCGTCGAGCACGTCTTCGCCCGCATGAAGAACTGGAAGATCCTCCGCGACTGCCGACTGAAGGGTGACGGCGTCCACCACGCAATGCTCGGCATCGCCCGCCTACACAACCTCTCGCTCGCGGGGTGA
- a CDS encoding LysR family transcriptional regulator: protein MERRQLEYFIAVVEHGGFTAAATALHVAQPSLSHAIRTLEREFGGKLFHRLPHGVALTAAGEALVRPAQQVLRDLSTARSLVREVLGLSGGRLDIVSQTTLSVDPLAGMLGRFHRLHPKVSIRVVDPEQGPAVAHMVAAGQCELGLVDASVPTADLRGIDLPEQEMHVVLPPDHPSVPGDTITSRELAALDLIVTPPGTETRAAVDEVCTALGVVPRITVETAHRAMIVPLVLSGVGAALLPASMARDAALRGARMLSPRPRLLRHGRLVWRSGPLSPAAEAFVALASSPEQDSSLQV, encoded by the coding sequence ATGGAACGACGCCAGCTTGAATACTTCATCGCGGTGGTCGAGCACGGCGGTTTCACGGCCGCGGCCACCGCGCTCCACGTCGCCCAGCCATCGCTGTCCCATGCGATCCGTACTCTGGAGCGCGAATTCGGGGGGAAGCTCTTCCACCGCCTCCCGCACGGTGTCGCTCTCACCGCGGCCGGCGAGGCGCTGGTCCGGCCGGCACAGCAGGTTCTGCGTGATCTGTCCACGGCTCGTTCGCTGGTCAGGGAAGTCCTCGGGCTCAGCGGCGGCCGGCTCGACATCGTCTCCCAGACGACCCTCTCGGTCGACCCGCTCGCCGGGATGCTGGGCCGCTTTCACCGCTTGCACCCGAAGGTCTCCATACGCGTCGTCGATCCGGAACAGGGCCCTGCCGTGGCGCACATGGTCGCGGCCGGCCAGTGCGAGCTCGGCCTGGTGGACGCCTCCGTGCCCACCGCGGACCTGCGCGGTATCGATCTGCCGGAACAGGAGATGCACGTCGTGCTGCCCCCGGACCACCCGAGCGTGCCGGGTGACACCATCACCTCGCGTGAACTGGCCGCACTGGATCTGATCGTGACACCACCGGGCACCGAGACCCGGGCGGCGGTGGACGAAGTGTGCACCGCGCTGGGTGTCGTACCGCGCATCACGGTGGAGACGGCACACCGCGCGATGATCGTCCCGCTGGTCCTCTCCGGTGTCGGCGCCGCACTGCTGCCGGCCTCCATGGCCCGGGACGCCGCGCTGCGCGGGGCCAGGATGCTGTCCCCCCGGCCGCGGCTGCTGCGTCACGGCCGGCTGGTCTGGCGATCCGGCCCGCTGTCGCCCGCCGCCGAGGCCTTCGTGGCCCTGGCGTCCTCACCCGAGCAGGACTCATCCCTGCAGGTATAG
- a CDS encoding arylsulfatase: protein MTEFDAGRHILPRPDTRRPQTTALDVHDQETPFTPIGPVPPPEGAPNVVIVLVDDLGFGTSSAFGGPCDMPAADRLAAHGLRYTRFHVTALCSPTRQALLTGRNHHSVGMGGTTEMTTAAPGYNGFRPRSAATMAQILQGNGYSTAAFGKWHQTPPREISAVGPFDRWPTGEGFDTFYGFMGAEMNHWYPLLYQGTTPVEPDRRPEDGYHLSEDLVDHAIDWVRTQRTLTPDRPFFTYLALGAAHAPLHVAPEWQEKYRGRFDDGWDRRREVTLERQKELGVVPPETELAPWAEGVPHWDELTDNQRRLSARFMETFAAFTEHADAQVGRFVDALAELGELDNTLFLYILGDNGASGEGGIEGTIVEHRLGHGVVDDPDEMIDHIDEIGGPLSYPIAPAGWALALNTPYQWTKQVASHFGGTRDGMILHWPRGVTERGGLRHQFSHVIDVLPTILDCAGIPQPFSVDGVPQQPIEGASMQPTLADPQAPEHRRTQYFEMCGNRGIYHDGWMAVTRHGIPWEMVPDKERRFADDVWELYDLSKDWSQAHDLAAEHPEKLRQLQDLFLIEASKHQVFPLDDRVTERENPAVAGRIDLLGDRTSVTYRAGMRRFTEETTPNVKNRSHSITADLELPQTAAEGVIIAQGGRFGGWTLYFTEGRPAYAYNYFGMHLYTVRGNEPLAPGRHEIRLEFDYDGGGLGKGGTATLLVDGEKHATGRVGQTIPYYFSFDETLDVGVDLSTPVTDDYPVLDNEFTGTIHTVRIDLAAQNTESSEYDGGLHRRVMGAQ from the coding sequence ATGACTGAGTTCGACGCCGGACGCCACATACTTCCGCGGCCCGACACCCGTCGACCCCAGACGACCGCGCTGGACGTCCACGACCAGGAGACCCCCTTCACTCCGATCGGCCCGGTGCCTCCGCCCGAGGGCGCCCCGAACGTGGTGATCGTGCTGGTCGACGACCTCGGGTTCGGTACCTCCAGCGCGTTCGGCGGACCGTGCGACATGCCGGCCGCGGACCGGCTCGCGGCACACGGGCTGCGCTACACCCGCTTTCACGTCACGGCCCTGTGCTCCCCGACCCGGCAGGCCCTGCTGACCGGCCGCAACCACCACTCCGTCGGCATGGGCGGCACCACCGAGATGACCACCGCGGCCCCCGGGTACAACGGGTTCCGGCCCCGCAGCGCGGCGACCATGGCCCAGATCCTGCAGGGCAACGGCTACAGCACGGCCGCCTTCGGCAAGTGGCACCAGACCCCGCCCCGCGAGATCAGCGCGGTCGGACCGTTCGACCGCTGGCCCACGGGGGAGGGGTTCGACACCTTCTACGGGTTCATGGGCGCCGAGATGAACCACTGGTACCCGCTGCTCTACCAGGGCACCACTCCCGTCGAGCCGGACCGTCGGCCCGAGGACGGCTACCACCTGTCCGAGGACCTCGTCGACCATGCCATCGACTGGGTGCGCACCCAGCGCACACTGACCCCGGACCGGCCGTTCTTCACCTACCTCGCGCTGGGCGCCGCGCACGCGCCGCTGCACGTCGCCCCCGAATGGCAGGAGAAGTACCGCGGACGGTTCGACGACGGCTGGGACCGCCGGCGCGAGGTGACCCTGGAGCGGCAGAAGGAACTCGGTGTCGTACCCCCGGAGACGGAACTCGCACCGTGGGCCGAGGGCGTACCCCACTGGGACGAACTCACCGACAATCAGCGCCGGTTGTCGGCCAGGTTCATGGAGACGTTCGCCGCGTTCACCGAACACGCCGACGCGCAGGTCGGCAGGTTCGTCGACGCGCTGGCGGAACTCGGCGAGCTGGACAACACCCTCTTCCTCTACATCCTGGGCGACAACGGCGCCTCGGGCGAGGGCGGCATCGAAGGGACGATCGTCGAGCACCGGCTGGGGCACGGCGTGGTGGACGACCCGGACGAGATGATCGACCACATCGACGAGATCGGCGGCCCGCTCAGCTACCCGATCGCCCCGGCGGGATGGGCGCTGGCACTGAACACCCCCTACCAGTGGACCAAGCAGGTGGCCTCGCACTTCGGCGGCACCCGGGACGGCATGATCCTGCACTGGCCGCGCGGAGTCACCGAGCGCGGCGGGCTGCGCCACCAGTTCTCGCACGTCATCGACGTCCTGCCGACCATTCTGGACTGTGCGGGGATCCCGCAGCCGTTCAGCGTGGACGGGGTGCCGCAGCAGCCCATCGAGGGCGCCAGCATGCAACCCACCCTCGCCGACCCCCAGGCGCCGGAACATCGTCGTACCCAGTACTTCGAGATGTGCGGCAACCGGGGCATCTACCACGACGGCTGGATGGCGGTCACCCGGCACGGCATCCCCTGGGAGATGGTGCCGGACAAGGAGCGGAGATTCGCCGACGACGTCTGGGAGCTCTACGACCTGAGCAAGGACTGGAGTCAGGCGCACGACCTCGCCGCCGAACACCCCGAGAAGCTGCGCCAGTTGCAGGACCTGTTCCTGATCGAGGCATCGAAGCACCAGGTCTTCCCCCTGGACGACCGGGTCACCGAGCGGGAGAACCCGGCCGTGGCAGGCCGCATCGATCTCCTCGGCGACCGCACCTCCGTCACCTACCGCGCCGGAATGCGCCGCTTCACGGAGGAGACCACCCCCAACGTCAAGAACCGCTCCCACAGCATCACCGCCGACCTCGAACTGCCTCAGACGGCGGCCGAGGGCGTGATCATCGCGCAGGGCGGCCGATTCGGCGGCTGGACCCTGTACTTCACCGAGGGCAGGCCGGCCTACGCCTACAACTACTTCGGAATGCACCTGTACACGGTGCGCGGCAACGAGCCCCTGGCACCGGGACGGCACGAGATCCGGCTCGAGTTCGACTACGACGGCGGAGGACTCGGCAAGGGCGGCACCGCCACGCTCCTGGTGGACGGAGAGAAGCACGCGACCGGACGCGTCGGCCAGACCATCCCGTACTACTTCTCCTTCGACGAGACACTCGACGTCGGCGTGGACCTGAGCACACCGGTGACCGACGACTACCCCGTCCTCGACAACGAGTTCACCGGGACCATCCACACGGTGCGCATCGACCTGGCCGCCCAGAACACCGAATCGTCCGAGTACGACGGCGGACTGCACCGGCGCGTCATGGGGGCACAGTGA
- a CDS encoding formylglycine-generating enzyme family protein: MGSEDALAYPADGEGPVRTVHVAAFWIDACVVSNAQFARFAADTGYRTSAERIGWSFVFAGLLPDDFPPTRAVAAAPWWRQVEGADWRHPDGPQSTWEDRADHPVVHVDWDDAQAYCAWAGKRLPTEAEWERAARGGLHAKVFPWGDELEPGRRPRMNVWQGDFPNRHPTADGWYGTCPVDAYEPNGFGLYNATGNVWEWCEDLFSPSPAGQERVAKGGSYLCHASYCRRYRVAARQGLFPDSATGNVGFRCALDMT, translated from the coding sequence ATGGGCAGCGAGGACGCACTCGCCTACCCGGCCGACGGGGAGGGCCCGGTGCGCACGGTGCACGTCGCCGCCTTCTGGATCGACGCCTGCGTGGTGTCCAACGCCCAGTTCGCGCGCTTCGCCGCCGACACCGGATACCGCACCTCGGCCGAGCGAATCGGTTGGTCGTTCGTCTTCGCGGGGCTGCTCCCGGACGACTTCCCACCCACCAGAGCGGTGGCGGCCGCGCCCTGGTGGCGGCAGGTCGAGGGCGCCGACTGGCGCCACCCCGACGGACCGCAGTCCACCTGGGAGGACCGGGCGGACCATCCAGTCGTCCACGTCGACTGGGACGACGCCCAGGCCTACTGCGCCTGGGCCGGCAAGCGCCTGCCCACCGAGGCGGAATGGGAACGCGCCGCCCGGGGAGGGCTGCACGCCAAGGTGTTCCCCTGGGGCGACGAGCTCGAGCCGGGCCGCCGTCCCCGGATGAACGTGTGGCAGGGCGACTTCCCGAACCGGCACCCCACGGCCGACGGCTGGTACGGCACCTGCCCGGTCGACGCCTACGAGCCCAACGGCTTCGGCCTGTACAACGCCACCGGCAACGTCTGGGAGTGGTGCGAGGACCTCTTCTCTCCCTCTCCCGCCGGACAGGAGCGCGTCGCCAAGGGCGGTTCCTACCTCTGCCACGCCTCCTACTGCCGCCGCTACCGGGTCGCCGCACGACAGGGCCTCTTCCCGGACTCGGCCACCGGCAACGTGGGGTTCCGGTGCGCCCTGGACATGACCTGA
- a CDS encoding ABC transporter substrate-binding protein — protein MAVLGLTLTACGGAKIGEDSAGADAGPGKCGSFNLAVSPWVGYEANAAVIKYVAEKELGCKVVTKDLKAEIGWQGFETGEVDAIVENWGHDDLKKKYIDQQKIAVNLGSTGNKGIIGWYIPPWIAKKHPDITDWKNLNKYAANFKTSESGGKGQLLDGDPSYQTNDEALVQNLKLDFKVVYAGSETALIQAFRDAEKNKKWVIGYFYEPQWFLSEVPLDKIDLPKHTEGCDADPAKVACDYPVFDLDKIVSTKFAKSGSPAYDLVKNFKWTNEDQNTVARYIALEKMQPEAAAKKWVEANPDKVKAWLGG, from the coding sequence GTGGCCGTACTCGGTCTCACCCTGACCGCCTGCGGCGGGGCGAAGATCGGCGAGGACTCCGCCGGGGCGGACGCCGGCCCGGGCAAGTGCGGCTCGTTCAACCTCGCGGTCAGCCCGTGGGTGGGCTACGAGGCCAACGCGGCGGTCATCAAGTACGTCGCGGAGAAGGAACTCGGCTGCAAGGTCGTCACGAAGGATCTGAAGGCGGAGATCGGCTGGCAGGGCTTCGAGACGGGCGAGGTCGACGCCATCGTGGAGAACTGGGGCCACGACGACCTGAAGAAGAAGTACATCGACCAGCAGAAGATCGCCGTGAACCTCGGCTCGACCGGCAACAAGGGAATCATCGGCTGGTACATCCCCCCGTGGATCGCGAAGAAGCACCCGGACATCACCGACTGGAAGAACCTCAACAAGTACGCCGCCAACTTCAAGACCTCTGAGTCGGGCGGCAAGGGTCAGCTCCTCGACGGCGACCCGTCGTACCAGACCAACGACGAGGCGCTGGTGCAGAACCTGAAACTGGACTTCAAAGTGGTGTACGCGGGGAGCGAGACCGCGCTGATCCAGGCCTTCCGGGACGCCGAGAAGAACAAGAAGTGGGTCATCGGCTACTTCTACGAGCCCCAGTGGTTCTTGTCCGAGGTACCGCTGGACAAGATCGACCTGCCCAAACACACGGAGGGCTGCGACGCCGATCCGGCGAAGGTCGCCTGCGACTATCCCGTGTTCGACCTCGACAAGATCGTCAGCACGAAGTTCGCCAAGTCGGGCAGCCCGGCCTACGACCTGGTGAAGAACTTCAAGTGGACCAACGAGGACCAGAACACCGTCGCAAGATACATCGCACTCGAGAAGATGCAACCGGAGGCAGCGGCGAAGAAGTGGGTCGAGGCGAACCCCGACAAGGTCAAGGCCTGGCTCGGTGGTTGA
- a CDS encoding phosphotransferase codes for MEVRIGPATAEEQHRQLRSSGMDHPRTNGHARGREVDGDQTRRRAPADEAARQVELCNRNLCMLANNFSDAGFTPVIDWVIPDREQLDLFVSLLPDRQVQFVVLAPGIEACRYRNTIRDPVERFDFDGYEDLDADMKRELGGVGWWFDTAALTPEETADRVIREARHRAPVNPHANVRRRCALT; via the coding sequence GTGGAAGTCCGCATCGGCCCGGCGACTGCGGAGGAGCAGCATCGGCAGCTCCGCTCAAGCGGAATGGATCACCCGAGAACAAACGGGCATGCCCGGGGCCGGGAAGTCGACGGTGACCAGACTCGTCGCCGAGCGCCTGCCGACGAGGCGGCGCGGCAGGTGGAGCTGTGCAACCGCAATCTGTGCATGCTGGCGAACAACTTCTCCGACGCCGGCTTCACGCCCGTGATCGACTGGGTGATCCCCGACCGCGAGCAGTTGGACCTCTTCGTGTCCCTCCTTCCGGATCGGCAGGTCCAGTTCGTCGTTCTCGCACCGGGTATCGAGGCCTGTCGGTACCGAAACACCATCCGTGACCCAGTGGAGCGATTCGACTTCGACGGCTATGAAGATCTCGATGCCGACATGAAACGCGAACTCGGTGGTGTCGGCTGGTGGTTCGACACCGCGGCCCTCACACCCGAGGAAACCGCCGACCGCGTCATCCGTGAGGCTCGCCACCGAGCACCGGTGAACCCACATGCCAACGTCAGACGTCGCTGTGCCCTCACGTGA
- a CDS encoding DUF3291 domain-containing protein, whose translation MPHLALYTFGVLKSPLADPARLTREFHESGDAVYREIGQHPGYIARAEAADHSLGARTDFDSDWGEWGEFAVPAWYGKGRTAETVALAATLSLWTDLRSAFDSVYTGLHRAALNRRYDWFERTGHPGHVFWWVTDGTIPTWQDGVARLEHLHDHGSAPYAFTFHHSFDPGGTPE comes from the coding sequence ATGCCCCATCTTGCTCTGTACACGTTCGGCGTCCTGAAGTCGCCTCTCGCCGATCCCGCACGTCTTACCCGGGAGTTCCACGAGAGCGGTGACGCCGTCTACCGGGAGATCGGCCAGCACCCCGGATACATCGCTCGTGCTGAAGCGGCAGATCACAGCCTGGGCGCACGGACGGATTTCGACTCGGACTGGGGTGAGTGGGGAGAGTTTGCTGTTCCGGCCTGGTACGGGAAAGGCCGCACGGCGGAAACCGTCGCCCTGGCCGCGACCCTCTCACTCTGGACCGACCTGCGATCCGCCTTCGACTCCGTCTACACCGGTCTGCACCGCGCGGCGCTCAACAGGCGTTACGACTGGTTCGAGAGGACGGGCCACCCGGGTCATGTGTTCTGGTGGGTCACCGACGGCACGATACCCACCTGGCAGGACGGGGTTGCCAGGCTGGAACACCTCCACGACCACGGCTCGGCGCCGTACGCCTTCACCTTCCACCACTCGTTCGATCCGGGCGGAACACCTGAATGA
- a CDS encoding endonuclease/exonuclease/phosphatase family protein, with product MPAAFAVLTAALLAFHRAVPNSAGRLGSLLEAFLPWLGLVVVVLLGLALLRRSAAALVALLLPVAAWTYLFGGLLLPGAKSGPHDLVVVQHNVSDENTDPVGTARALAGAGPDLIALQELVPPALSAYERALASDYPYHAVRGTVGLWSKHPLTDARLLDIKPQGIAVPWSRGMRTVVHTPRGEIAAYVAHLPSVRIRASGLASSWRDESAGLLGKALAAEQLKTVVLLGDLNGTVDDRGLAPLTSRMNVARRGFAFSFPAGFPLARIDQVMARSAAVADIRTLPATGSDHLPVAARITLR from the coding sequence GTGCCCGCCGCGTTCGCGGTGCTGACGGCCGCGCTGCTGGCGTTCCATCGGGCGGTGCCCAACTCCGCGGGCCGCCTGGGCAGTCTGCTGGAGGCGTTCCTGCCCTGGCTTGGCCTGGTGGTCGTAGTACTGCTCGGTCTGGCCCTGCTGCGCCGTTCAGCCGCCGCCCTGGTGGCCCTGCTCCTGCCGGTGGCGGCCTGGACGTACCTCTTCGGCGGGCTGCTCCTGCCCGGGGCGAAGTCCGGCCCGCACGACCTGGTCGTGGTGCAGCACAACGTCAGCGACGAGAACACCGACCCGGTGGGCACGGCCCGCGCCCTGGCGGGCGCCGGGCCCGATCTCATCGCACTGCAGGAGCTGGTGCCCCCGGCGCTGTCGGCCTACGAGAGGGCTCTCGCCTCCGACTACCCGTACCACGCGGTCCGGGGCACCGTCGGACTGTGGTCGAAGCATCCGCTCACCGATGCCCGGCTGCTGGACATCAAGCCGCAGGGAATTGCGGTGCCCTGGAGTCGCGGCATGCGGACCGTGGTCCACACGCCGCGCGGCGAGATCGCGGCGTACGTCGCACACCTGCCCTCGGTCCGCATCCGGGCGAGCGGCCTCGCATCATCCTGGCGCGACGAGAGCGCCGGCCTGCTGGGCAAGGCCCTCGCCGCCGAGCAGCTCAAAACGGTGGTCCTGCTGGGCGACCTCAACGGCACGGTCGACGACCGCGGGCTGGCCCCGCTGACCTCACGGATGAACGTGGCGCGGCGAGGCTTCGCCTTCAGCTTCCCCGCCGGCTTTCCGCTGGCCCGGATCGACCAGGTCATGGCCCGCTCAGCAGCCGTGGCCGACATCCGCACGCTGCCCGCCACCGGCAGCGACCATCTGCCGGTCGCCGCCCGGATCACACTGCGATGA